Proteins encoded within one genomic window of Nitrospira sp.:
- a CDS encoding EAL domain-containing protein yields MRQRVPEKRIPVASYGESQVELELTESVLMTDASTTIATLRELKESGFRLAIDDFGTGYSSLAYLQRFPLDTLKIDRAFVKDLKLGTVDSPIIRAIIGMGRALKLHVVAEGVETRDELAFLRMQGCAAYQGYLFSKPVPANQLQHLLRDRRSEDASMAAERFRNRLAS; encoded by the coding sequence ATGCGCCAGAGGGTACCAGAGAAACGGATCCCCGTAGCAAGCTACGGGGAATCACAAGTTGAACTGGAACTCACGGAGAGCGTGTTGATGACCGATGCCTCGACCACCATTGCCACGCTCAGGGAATTGAAGGAGTCTGGGTTCCGCTTGGCCATCGATGATTTTGGCACGGGATACTCATCGCTCGCGTATCTTCAGCGGTTTCCCCTCGACACGCTCAAGATCGATCGGGCGTTCGTTAAAGATCTCAAGCTCGGCACAGTTGATTCCCCCATCATACGAGCGATCATCGGCATGGGTCGCGCACTCAAGCTTCACGTCGTGGCCGAAGGAGTGGAGACTCGCGACGAGCTGGCATTTCTTCGCATGCAAGGCTGTGCCGCGTACCAGGGCTACCTGTTTAGCAAACCGGTCCCCGCGAATCAGCTGCAGCATCTCCTGCGGGATCGCCGATCCGAAGACGCATCAATGGCAGCCGAGCGTTTCCGAAATCGCCTGGCCAGCTGA
- a CDS encoding EAL domain-containing protein: protein MTSPTQPPFPLALIVDDDPTLRALSRMSLEQEDLRVEEASSGQAAIDCAAVTMPDIIILDLQMPGMDGFVACQQLRQLPRGEFVPILIMTGLDDIDSIAQAYEVGATDFIVKPCPGLILSQRVRYMLRASEMLNALRSSESRLAQAQRIAQLGGWEWDLVKDRMHVSDAACRILGIAPTLCDHSQASYLARVHEADRAWVAEAMRAAVADGTEFDLDHRLVQNDGAERIVHVLGETIMDDAGQAECMVGTVQDVTDMRATEAKIYFLANYDSVTHLPNRSLFLHRVAQAMTCGAGSHVIGALLVVGLDRYHRLRDMHGSRKAEQLVKDVVERLQHTLSAGVIPVPSTGAETPVLARLSDDQFAMLYTHLSAPEDSAKVAHTLMSALGTPFVIDGTSVTLSAHIGLAIPGADGADADVLLRNAVTALQAATTTGQNSYRYYSSAMNTSLAARISLEQDLRAATTANQFVLHYQPQVDILSEKVVGFEALIRWQHPTRGLISPAEFIPVAEEEDLIIQMSEWVITSVVRQQRMWHKGGLAPTAVSINLSGLHFRQRHIASHIKALVYEQGGNPQDNEAPRSKLRGITELKHVELPEIIAGLSLPLYIPLDCLPVRSLSYRGHIVPIGPKFSTPQHSFDGRLSAKDFPGRDALKYLYNPPRRHFRMGTAEEMDVILVRPNRFHLDRKSFCNLCRRVLNNRGHFLIQQRLAVFHRKHNMVVDLPCTVRPLANLIVPLIRHAPEGTRETDPRSKLRGITS from the coding sequence ATGACGTCCCCTACCCAACCACCTTTTCCCCTCGCACTGATCGTCGACGATGATCCAACGTTGCGTGCATTATCACGGATGAGCTTGGAACAAGAGGATCTCCGAGTGGAAGAAGCCTCGTCGGGGCAAGCTGCCATCGACTGTGCCGCGGTCACGATGCCGGACATCATCATCCTCGACTTGCAAATGCCGGGCATGGATGGGTTTGTTGCCTGTCAGCAACTCCGGCAGTTGCCGCGCGGGGAATTTGTGCCTATTCTCATCATGACGGGGCTGGATGACATCGATTCGATCGCGCAGGCATACGAAGTCGGCGCGACCGACTTTATCGTGAAGCCTTGTCCTGGGCTCATCCTGAGTCAGCGAGTACGGTACATGCTTCGGGCAAGTGAGATGCTCAACGCGCTTCGCAGCAGCGAATCCCGGCTTGCTCAAGCCCAGAGAATCGCTCAATTAGGCGGATGGGAATGGGATCTCGTCAAAGACCGCATGCACGTCTCGGATGCGGCGTGCCGGATCCTCGGAATCGCGCCAACCTTGTGTGATCACTCCCAGGCTTCGTATCTTGCGCGTGTGCACGAAGCGGATCGCGCATGGGTTGCCGAGGCCATGCGAGCGGCGGTCGCCGATGGAACAGAATTTGATCTAGACCATCGCCTCGTCCAGAACGATGGTGCCGAACGCATCGTCCACGTCCTCGGAGAGACTATCATGGACGATGCCGGGCAGGCGGAGTGTATGGTGGGCACGGTCCAAGATGTCACCGATATGCGAGCGACGGAAGCGAAGATCTATTTTCTCGCCAACTATGACAGCGTGACTCATCTTCCCAATCGAAGCTTATTCCTCCATCGCGTGGCACAAGCGATGACCTGTGGCGCAGGCAGCCATGTCATCGGCGCACTCCTCGTCGTAGGCCTCGACCGGTATCATCGCCTGCGTGACATGCATGGCTCGCGAAAAGCAGAACAGCTCGTCAAGGACGTCGTGGAGCGCCTCCAGCATACCCTTTCGGCTGGCGTCATACCTGTACCGTCCACCGGTGCTGAGACTCCTGTCCTGGCGCGTCTGAGCGATGATCAATTTGCGATGCTGTACACCCATCTGTCTGCGCCTGAGGACTCTGCCAAAGTGGCTCACACATTGATGAGCGCTCTCGGTACTCCGTTTGTGATCGACGGTACGAGCGTGACGCTTTCGGCACATATTGGACTCGCGATACCTGGAGCCGACGGTGCGGATGCTGATGTGCTCCTGCGCAATGCCGTCACAGCCCTTCAAGCCGCCACAACCACGGGCCAGAACAGTTACCGATACTACTCCTCTGCGATGAACACCTCACTGGCTGCCCGGATCAGCCTGGAACAGGATTTACGCGCCGCCACTACCGCAAATCAATTCGTCCTCCACTATCAACCACAGGTCGATATTCTCTCGGAGAAGGTCGTCGGCTTTGAAGCGCTCATCCGATGGCAACATCCCACTCGTGGGTTGATCTCTCCGGCTGAGTTCATTCCGGTGGCCGAAGAAGAGGATCTGATCATCCAGATGAGTGAATGGGTGATCACGAGCGTGGTGCGGCAACAGAGGATGTGGCACAAAGGAGGATTGGCTCCGACCGCCGTGTCCATCAATCTTTCTGGGCTTCATTTCCGACAACGCCATATCGCTAGTCACATCAAGGCACTCGTCTATGAGCAGGGCGGGAATCCACAGGATAATGAAGCTCCCCGCAGCAAGCTGCGGGGTATCACAGAACTAAAACATGTGGAGCTGCCGGAGATCATCGCGGGATTGTCCTTGCCGCTGTACATACCGCTCGACTGTCTGCCAGTTCGCTCGCTCTCCTACCGTGGCCACATAGTACCCATCGGTCCAAAATTCTCCACCCCACAGCACTCGTTTGACGGCAGGCTTTCGGCGAAAGATTTCCCGGGCCGTGATGCTCTTAAATATCTGTACAATCCGCCCCGGCGCCATTTTCGGATGGGCACTGCAGAGGAGATGGATGTGATTCTTGTCCGTCCCAATCGCTTCCATCTCGATCGGAAATCGTTCTGCAATCTCTGCCGCCGTGTCCTCAATAATCGCGGTCACTTCCTCATCCAGCAGCGCCTTGCGGTATTTCACCGGAAACACAATATGGTAGTGGATTTGCCATGCACAGTGCGCCCCCTTGCGAACCTCATTGTCCCTCTGATCCGCCATGCGCCAGAGGGTACCAGAGAAACGGATCCCCGTAGCAAGCTACGGGGAATCACAAGTTGA